A portion of the Pseudobacteriovorax antillogorgiicola genome contains these proteins:
- a CDS encoding TIGR02147 family protein: protein MSISSKERLAYLRSLVEPCPPSGYSSYSIYLKQLYEEMQAFMADESYNYNLFSEDLGLGFGNVSWLIIHGKRKMTLQSAAKITSALALPDKQKRYLKALVSYNNSKDIEKRQTYLDQLIGLRSQVAKGDEERFVLDFYSHWSHAVIFEMVGLESFESDPDWISNMLHTKLSKKQIQESLSLLERLKLIQFDETRNRHVKLVEDFESPATVPGIGVMQFHLKMIELGMEALEQVPPDSRDFSALTLAISEKGRDAIKEELAAFRKYLMFIASKYPEKDQLVELNFQMFNLTKSVSEGGK, encoded by the coding sequence TTGAGTATAAGCAGCAAAGAACGTCTAGCCTACTTGAGGAGCTTGGTTGAGCCTTGTCCTCCGAGTGGCTATTCGAGTTACTCAATCTACCTTAAACAGCTCTACGAAGAGATGCAAGCCTTCATGGCTGACGAGTCTTATAACTACAATCTGTTTTCTGAAGACCTCGGTTTGGGTTTCGGAAACGTTTCATGGCTGATCATTCATGGCAAGCGTAAGATGACTCTGCAAAGTGCAGCTAAAATTACTTCAGCTTTAGCCTTGCCAGACAAACAAAAAAGATATCTCAAAGCCTTGGTTTCATACAACAACTCCAAAGACATTGAAAAAAGGCAGACCTATCTTGATCAGTTGATCGGCCTTAGGAGTCAGGTGGCTAAGGGGGATGAAGAACGCTTCGTTTTAGACTTCTACAGCCATTGGAGTCATGCAGTGATTTTTGAAATGGTGGGACTTGAGTCCTTTGAGTCAGATCCTGATTGGATTTCAAATATGCTTCACACCAAGTTGAGCAAGAAGCAGATTCAGGAAAGCTTGTCTCTACTAGAGAGACTTAAACTCATTCAATTTGATGAAACCAGAAATAGGCATGTTAAATTAGTGGAAGATTTTGAGTCTCCAGCAACAGTGCCAGGAATTGGTGTGATGCAGTTTCACCTTAAAATGATCGAGCTTGGTATGGAGGCCTTAGAGCAAGTACCACCAGATAGCAGGGATTTCAGTGCGTTGACTCTTGCTATTTCCGAAAAGGGGCGGGATGCGATTAAAGAAGAATTAGCGGCATTTAGAAAATATCTCATGTTCATAGCTTCCAAGTACCCGGAAAAAGATCAGCTGGTGGAACTGAACTTTCAAATGTTTAACCTTACAAAAAGTGTGTCCGAGGGGGGCAAGTGA
- a CDS encoding serine hydrolase domain-containing protein — MSKKQSLSSQLISGILASVLIASSPATAATKNDKLEPLQDGIAAWASWVEHQSIIKGITSVSIGVVQDDQLIYSKSFGYANPDKRLVASPDTLYSVCSISKLFTAVSIMKLRDEGKLRLDDPVSKYVPEGKLSSKFPDAPIPTIRSLLTHSSGLAREPTFSFWDLESNPFPMEAQIKKDMASSEMLYPPHNFYEYSNLGYAMLGMIIKETSGESFQDYVQQQIFDPLGMENSYADAPWSLHGNQLAVGYTTKLRDGMRKPFKPFKTNDYASVAGVFTNVKDMAKFLGWQLRLRQAQVDGKKLKQILSPHTLAEMQQVHFADASLKRSRGLGFSVYKVGAKTVYGHSGLCPGYVTNVSIEPSSGLGLIVFTNQVDAPVYNIQKQGYQFIWGAMKAKADPSEAGAIKDLEFKKYTGVYESGLGQSYYGPWKGKLIGFDLSRSSPSDSFELFRPIGDHKFQRIRDDSKIPGEVAVFRNFDRSGKALETVTYNYLMKRVD; from the coding sequence ATGAGCAAAAAGCAATCACTATCGAGTCAGCTAATCAGCGGAATTCTAGCCAGCGTCCTCATTGCTTCCTCGCCAGCTACGGCTGCAACCAAAAACGATAAGTTAGAGCCTCTACAGGATGGCATTGCAGCATGGGCATCGTGGGTTGAACATCAAAGCATAATCAAAGGTATAACTAGCGTAAGTATCGGCGTTGTTCAAGATGATCAACTCATCTATTCGAAGAGTTTCGGATACGCAAATCCTGACAAAAGGCTAGTAGCTAGCCCCGATACCTTATATTCTGTTTGCTCCATATCGAAGCTTTTTACCGCGGTTTCGATCATGAAGTTGCGTGATGAGGGAAAACTTAGGTTAGACGATCCTGTGAGTAAGTATGTTCCAGAAGGTAAGCTATCGAGTAAGTTTCCCGATGCACCGATTCCGACCATTCGGAGCTTGCTGACCCATTCGTCTGGCCTAGCGCGGGAGCCAACTTTTAGCTTTTGGGACTTGGAAAGCAATCCGTTTCCTATGGAAGCGCAGATCAAAAAAGATATGGCATCTTCAGAAATGCTCTATCCTCCACATAATTTCTATGAGTATTCGAATTTAGGATACGCGATGCTCGGCATGATCATTAAGGAGACATCCGGCGAGTCGTTCCAAGACTATGTGCAACAACAGATTTTCGATCCGTTAGGCATGGAGAATAGTTATGCCGATGCGCCGTGGTCGCTACACGGTAATCAACTAGCGGTTGGTTACACAACTAAACTCCGCGACGGGATGCGAAAACCCTTCAAGCCATTCAAAACAAATGATTATGCATCAGTAGCTGGTGTATTCACGAATGTTAAGGATATGGCGAAGTTCTTAGGCTGGCAGCTGCGCTTAAGGCAAGCACAAGTTGACGGAAAGAAGCTAAAACAAATTCTTTCACCTCACACACTCGCCGAAATGCAGCAAGTTCACTTTGCAGACGCCAGTCTGAAGCGTAGCAGAGGCCTCGGCTTCTCTGTATACAAGGTCGGTGCAAAAACCGTATACGGTCATAGCGGCCTTTGCCCTGGCTATGTTACGAACGTAAGTATAGAGCCTAGCTCAGGACTTGGCCTTATCGTCTTTACCAACCAGGTAGATGCACCCGTCTATAACATTCAGAAGCAAGGATATCAGTTTATTTGGGGAGCAATGAAGGCCAAGGCTGATCCATCAGAAGCTGGTGCCATCAAAGATCTTGAATTCAAAAAATATACAGGGGTCTATGAATCTGGATTAGGTCAATCCTATTATGGGCCATGGAAAGGGAAGCTTATTGGATTTGATTTAAGCCGAAGTAGTCCGAGCGATTCCTTTGAGCTATTTCGACCGATTGGTGACCACAAGTTTCAGCGGATTCGAGATGATTCGAAGATTCCAGGAGAGGTCGCTGTGTTTCGCAATTTTGATCGTAGCGGTAAGGCTCTAGAAACGGTTACCTATAACTATTTAATGAAGCGAGTGGATTGA
- a CDS encoding RNA polymerase sigma factor: MDIAAWYEKYSGMVYRRCLELLKQPEKAEEAMQEVFIKVVKRQNQLHEQGPSSYLYQSATHTCLNIIRKDSKLKETSDLDILTSIACGEDFEELGLIRLTARRVLGETSVSTRVMATLHYVDGLTLQEVADEVNMSLSGVRKRLRQFKSEAQNKGV, encoded by the coding sequence ATGGATATCGCTGCTTGGTATGAAAAATACAGTGGAATGGTTTATCGCCGATGCCTAGAGTTGCTAAAGCAGCCTGAAAAAGCGGAGGAAGCTATGCAGGAGGTCTTTATTAAAGTTGTCAAGCGGCAAAATCAGTTGCACGAGCAGGGACCTAGCTCTTACCTTTACCAGTCTGCGACCCATACCTGCCTCAACATTATACGTAAGGATAGCAAGCTCAAGGAAACTTCAGATTTGGATATCCTGACGAGTATTGCCTGCGGAGAAGACTTTGAGGAACTTGGCTTGATCCGGCTTACAGCCAGAAGAGTTTTGGGAGAAACATCAGTTTCTACCCGTGTTATGGCTACCTTGCACTATGTCGACGGGCTTACCCTTCAAGAAGTGGCTGATGAAGTGAACATGTCTCTATCTGGAGTACGCAAGAGACTTCGACAATTTAAGAGCGAAGCTCAGAACAAAGGAGTATAA
- a CDS encoding caspase family protein: MRFQFLLLWCLLAISSQCFAEEERFSLFVGANDGGADRVKLRYANRDAWQVAQVFQELGGVSQENLEVLEDASLDSLLNTIERFSQRLKQHPNARFFFYYSGHSNQKGLLLRDRLLPYEKLKKLIGDLSSRVKVIVLDSCASGSLIATKGGQRRPSYLKDLSSEIKGSAIITSSSADEYSQESAAIKGSFFTHYLVSGLRGAADLNSDRQISIDEVYRYAYQNTIQKTMGSGVGVQHPSYNFNLSGKGDLILSDLRRLSSQLVFGEKQGRFYIRSQKVGLVAEIDTGKSKSRRISLEPGRYVLTHEQGNFYYVAKIDLAQGAVKRVDQLEFTRHEKSEAVSRGDDMLYPEFYHVDTFSLSLWPQKRDPILFENNQKANVALALTVGYTPRVEGLALAPIGSIGEDLRGLMASPGFTYIFNHLQGVQLAGGFNYANSLSGLQLGPLNSGESVWGGQLGITNEAKKLNGGQIGIVNIGGQVKGFQLGLVNISDSVQGISIAPIIVVRNGIRRIETWFDYLGAVGMSLVTGAKYYYTAYHIGQVQSDLMYGISFGLRLPIGDQADLLFDTGFLRYRDLEIPGNIMILHIQNNRTRFGLSIAGKVIRYNFGISYDRFTFPHEDVQSDIEVWHTGKSIIEVEKALGTYLGIGYDL; this comes from the coding sequence ATGAGGTTCCAATTCCTTCTTTTATGGTGTCTTTTGGCTATTAGCAGTCAATGCTTTGCTGAAGAAGAAAGATTCTCCTTATTTGTTGGTGCAAATGATGGCGGAGCAGATCGCGTAAAGCTTCGCTATGCGAACAGGGATGCTTGGCAAGTTGCACAGGTATTTCAGGAATTAGGGGGAGTTTCGCAAGAGAATTTGGAAGTCTTAGAAGATGCCTCCTTAGATTCACTGCTGAATACAATTGAGAGGTTTTCGCAGCGACTTAAACAGCATCCGAATGCTCGATTTTTCTTTTACTATTCGGGTCATTCAAATCAAAAAGGCCTTCTTCTTAGAGACAGACTTTTACCCTACGAAAAATTAAAGAAATTGATAGGAGATTTGAGTAGCCGTGTGAAAGTAATAGTTTTAGACTCCTGCGCCTCTGGATCTCTTATAGCAACTAAGGGAGGCCAAAGAAGACCTAGCTATTTAAAGGATCTTTCCTCTGAAATTAAAGGGTCTGCAATTATAACATCCAGCTCTGCCGACGAATATTCCCAAGAGTCCGCGGCTATCAAAGGATCGTTTTTCACTCATTACTTAGTATCAGGTTTGCGTGGAGCAGCAGACTTAAATTCTGATCGTCAGATTTCAATAGACGAAGTCTACCGCTACGCATATCAGAACACTATACAAAAAACTATGGGGTCTGGTGTTGGAGTTCAGCACCCCTCCTACAATTTTAACTTATCAGGCAAGGGAGACTTAATCCTCAGTGACCTACGAAGACTTTCATCTCAACTAGTTTTCGGCGAAAAGCAAGGTCGGTTCTATATCCGCTCTCAAAAAGTAGGATTGGTGGCAGAAATTGATACGGGCAAAAGTAAAAGTAGACGTATTAGCTTGGAACCAGGTCGATACGTTTTGACTCATGAGCAAGGAAATTTCTACTATGTAGCAAAAATCGACCTCGCTCAAGGTGCTGTAAAAAGAGTCGATCAGCTGGAGTTTACGAGACACGAGAAATCGGAAGCAGTTTCTAGAGGTGATGATATGCTCTATCCTGAGTTCTATCATGTTGACACTTTCTCCCTTAGCTTGTGGCCACAGAAGAGAGATCCGATTCTCTTCGAAAATAACCAGAAAGCAAATGTAGCATTAGCTCTGACTGTAGGCTACACACCAAGAGTGGAAGGCTTAGCCTTAGCTCCCATTGGCTCTATCGGAGAAGATCTTCGTGGCCTCATGGCATCACCCGGCTTTACATATATTTTCAATCATTTGCAAGGAGTCCAGTTAGCAGGTGGTTTCAATTATGCTAATTCTCTGAGCGGCCTCCAATTGGGTCCCCTAAATTCGGGTGAATCAGTCTGGGGTGGGCAGTTAGGAATTACGAACGAGGCCAAGAAGCTGAATGGAGGGCAGATTGGAATCGTCAATATTGGAGGCCAGGTGAAGGGTTTCCAACTGGGGCTGGTAAATATTTCTGACAGTGTTCAAGGAATTTCCATAGCGCCTATAATTGTCGTTAGAAATGGGATTCGCCGCATAGAAACTTGGTTTGATTACCTTGGTGCTGTAGGAATGAGCCTCGTTACAGGAGCCAAGTACTATTATACAGCTTATCATATTGGGCAGGTGCAATCAGACCTTATGTATGGTATTTCTTTTGGGCTACGATTACCCATAGGCGATCAAGCAGATCTTCTTTTTGATACTGGTTTTCTTCGCTATCGAGACTTAGAAATTCCAGGAAATATTATGATTCTACATATACAGAACAACCGCACTCGGTTTGGTCTATCTATAGCAGGCAAAGTGATACGATACAACTTTGGTATAAGCTACGACCGTTTCACATTTCCTCACGAAGATGTGCAAAGCGATATCGAAGTTTGGCATACAGGCAAATCTATTATTGAAGTTGAAAAGGCTTTAGGTACCTATTTGGGGATTGGCTATGATCTTTAA
- a CDS encoding MOSC domain-containing protein, with amino-acid sequence MKEARVIGLHVSKTHSFSKFSIDQANLIEGIGIEGDCHAGVTVQHRSRVAQDPTQVNLRQVHLIHGELFDELRDAGFQISPGDMGENITTDSINLLDLPRGTKLKIGLTVVLEITGLRNPCKQLDNFKSGLMKELIYKNDAGEIVRKAGIMAIVLNGGKIVKGDSIEVELPPLPHEKLERV; translated from the coding sequence ATGAAAGAAGCCCGAGTCATTGGACTTCATGTAAGCAAAACCCATAGCTTTAGCAAGTTCTCTATTGATCAAGCCAATCTTATTGAAGGGATCGGAATCGAAGGGGACTGTCATGCAGGAGTGACCGTGCAGCATCGATCGAGAGTCGCACAGGATCCTACTCAGGTAAATCTCCGCCAAGTTCATCTGATTCATGGTGAGCTGTTTGATGAACTTCGCGATGCTGGATTTCAAATTAGTCCTGGAGATATGGGCGAAAACATCACCACTGATAGTATAAACCTGCTCGACTTGCCCCGAGGCACGAAACTCAAAATAGGCCTTACAGTAGTCTTGGAAATCACTGGCCTAAGAAATCCTTGCAAACAACTAGATAATTTTAAATCTGGTTTGATGAAGGAGCTTATATATAAAAATGATGCAGGTGAAATCGTGCGAAAGGCTGGAATTATGGCGATCGTGTTGAATGGTGGAAAAATTGTTAAGGGAGATTCAATTGAAGTTGAGCTTCCCCCATTGCCTCATGAGAAGCTTGAACGAGTATAG